The Populus alba chromosome 13, ASM523922v2, whole genome shotgun sequence genome contains the following window.
gtcGATCTAAGCTAACATGCCAAACTCGTGATGTAAGTCATGAAACTGAgataatctcattaaaaaagtaaagaaaatcacgaagcttattttttaataaatctaatattaaaggatgagattaaaaaataaaattagtgtaaaaaaaatattttaaaaaactattgatGTCAATCCAGATTAGCCTTTCAAACCCATGATCTAGGTTATGATACTAAAAttacaccataaaaaaaataacaaaactcaattATCTATTAACCCAATATTagaagttgaaaatattttaaaaaaattaactttaaaaaaggacccaaaaaaaaaaaattagcctaTTTCTTCAATACAATTTAGTCAATTTACagtatttttagcatttttgctTCTTTATTGTGTGATgagtttttattgaaaaaagaaagagaataaaatgatAAGCATAAAAATAAGGGGAGACAAAGACAAAAGTAATTGGTTTAGGCAATCCCATACATaacaaatacattttattttttaaaaagtatcaaTTTTAGATAGAATGTATAAAGTGATTGGTAATTAATCGTTTACATAGAGTCTCTATAAGATCGACTAgagtttcttttattataaaactagatgaagaattttttttttttttcttttttcttttttaacttatCGCTCACCTCAATATCCTctctcttcaatttctttcaaacCTATCATTAATTCTCGactacatgtaaaaaaaatagaaacatctCTAGGACATGCCAAGCTACATGTCAAGTATTAATAGTAAATCATATGTATGTAGAGACCATATTAAGACATTATCTTGAGTTGAGGGaccaactaaataaaaaaagaatagaagggCCATATTAAGTAAAACATAAGAGCATAGGGACCAAATAAAATACCATTACCAcctttatttaaagaaaaaaacccacCTAAATAAGACACCCCAAAACGCccatttcctttcaattttcattttcaactgCTTAGCGCGCTTCTTAACTACCTTTTTTCTCGcgctctctctccccccctctctctcaggTATATTTCTCTGCTGCCTTCATTGTCTAGCTAAAAGTATCTCTTGTTTCTTGAACTGATTAATTCAACATTGATGATTTTATCTTTCAgttcttatcatttttctttcttgttttcatcatcaacgttctcttttcttttgttatagAATTTATGCTATTTTCCTCAGTTTCTTTAGGGTTTATGTTACTGATTCTTGAACTTTGTTTTTGGTGAATGCAACCAAGAACTGATATAATTTCAATGTTTCAATGTTTCTTTACCATTTTTGTCTGGTTTAATGAAATGGGTCTTGGTCAAGTTTCtttatttcttgttgtttcctgGTTTCTTTGCCTATAAAGAAATGGGTTTGGTTTAGTCTCTCGGTTAAATTGCCTTAGTTCCTTTACTGGTTTCATTGTGTTAATTTATAGATAAATTTGTCGGATTTCACATTGTATATGGATTATGCTgagtttcttttgattttatgtgatttttgcataataggtttttgaaaaaatatcacatTCTATTGTTAACTTCATGTTAGACCAGAAAGCTTTTGTTTTGAATCTCCATTCTGTTTTGCCTTTTGCCTTTTGCCTAGGTGGTTGTTGTTTTATGCTCTTATCTTTGATTTCGTGTTGTATTGAGGCCAATTCTTAATTGGTACTGCATTGGTTGCAGGATTCTAACGTTGGAATTGGTTATTTGTGTGCCTTAAAATATGTTGTTTTGTTGAAAAATCTTGTAAGGATTGCACATTCAGGAGCTTTGATTAGATAATGTGAATTGTGCTATCGGTGGTGACATATACTGTCTCATGTGTTTGGACTGGCTTTATTAGATATCAAGTGCAAAACAAGAGCAACGGGCTGATTATTATGGTTGCGCTGGTATTGCAAGGGGATGTGATATTGATTCTCCATGTGTGGAGCATgctgaaaagaagaagatgaataaaaTGAAGACTGTGTCAGCCAAGAGGGAGATAGATAGTTCGTCATCAAAAAGTGATGAATTTACAAAGCAAGATGTCTCCTTGACATCTGAAGGTTCCGTTTGTACAATTGAAGCTTTATTTGATTACAACAGTAAAGATACAATCTGTTTCAAGGGTTTAGATCTGGGAAAAAAGGGTACTGAAGGAGCAGGCAGCAACCATATTACCAGGAATTTAGAGGAAGCTTGTAAGACCATGGACATTAAATCTTACTGCAAAGTTTGTGGCAGTGGAAGTACCAAATATGGCTGCCAGTGTTTTAATGTCGACAATGTTGATGTTATGGTAAAATCTGATGCTGCAAACTATGGCTATCACCACCAAATCTGGAGGGCAAAGAAAAATAGTCCATTGAACTGGCAGAAGAGGCAGAGAATTTTCAGGGAGGGCAAGGTGCATTGGGAAAGGAGATTGGATTTTGCAAACATGAAGGAGCATATGAGCTTGCGAGAGAGAAATTTCCATTCACGACAAAACTCATTTGCTGATAAAGGGTTGCTACCCACACCCATGGTTTCTTCTGCTGGACACAACAATGCTGCCTGTGTAAGTAACAGGATGGTAAATGCAGAGAGAAAAATGCACAGGGGATTCAATAGTAAAGTATGTTTTCAACATGACTGGGTCCCTAAGCATAGGTTGAATGGGAATCATTCTCAATACTTTTCACGGTCAAATCAAGCCCAGGAAATTGAGTGTAACAAATCAAGATTGCTTTCTGATTGTACATTTGGGTATGATAGAAACCACAGTAGAGGAATAGGATGGGGAGGTTATGGTCAAACTTTCTCAAGGCCTATTTTCACTCATGGTTCTTGCTGCTTAAATCCATCTTCAGCTGCTTCTGCTCATGTACAGCAAAGATTTACTAGGTTTATTCCTAGGATGAAACATGTGACAGATAGGAGTTCCGATACTTCTGTAGATGGTAAACTCCATTCGAGATTTGTATATTACAATCAATACAGAGAAAGGCATGTTATTCCTTGTGGACTAAAAGCAATGTGGGTTCCTGTTTGCACCAAGGATTCAGTGATGCCAGAGAAAACTTATCCTGCTAGTGCTTGTGATTCTTATGATATCCTGCAATTTTCATGCAATGAGCTGCCTGATAGCCATTCAAAAGGAGATGTGGTTCCttcatttgtttcttcttctttaaatgATTCTAAAAGCTCAAGCTTGACATCCAGTCACAGAAAAACCTCTGTTGAAGGGGAAGCCCCAAAATCTGAAGAGTTTTCTGCAGAAGCTCAGAAAGTTGAAAGTGCTATGGAAGATATGGCATGCACTGAAAAATCCAGAGATGTCTCTGAGTTCCTTGGGTCACAAGTGAGAACTGAAGAATCAAATGCTGCTCAAAAACTGCAACTAGAATATCAGAGTACATTGGGCCATCCAATAGCAGAGTTTGAAAGATTCCTTCACTCTGCTGCTCCTGTTATCACTTCCTctagtatatataaaaacaagctGTCAAATAGTTCTCTTCATTTGACACAGATACCAATTACATCACTTCAGGCTGTTTGGAAGTGGTATGAGATGCCTGGGAATTATGGGTTAGAAGTAAAGGCAAGATATTCTCAAAGTATAAATGGTTTGCTCGCCGGATCGACATCATTCTGCGCATATTTTGTTCCTTTCCTTTCAGCTGTTCAATTGTATGGTTACGCACATCTCTCAGATGCTTGTCCGAAGGATCTGCACACAAACCCTGAACTCATATTCGAATTTTTTGAAACTGAGATGCCACATGTTCGAAAGCCTCTTCATTTAAAGTTAGTTTTCTAATTGCTATTTTCAATCTTGTCTATGCTATTATTGCTTTCTTCTGGAAGCAGCAACTTTTTATAAGTTCCTGAACCATCAGCAAATGTGGCTAAACAGTTTTCCTTCTTTAGTTCCTTTTCTGCAATTTTCTATTGACAGAAATTGCATTCAAAGCTACTATGGTCAGACAACAGCATGCCTAATTAGAATATTCTTTGATATGCAATGTCATGTCTACGTGAAGAATGGATGATTTATAGCTGATGCCAAATCACTGAGACTTGAGGCTTTTTTTACTTTAGAAATGATCATTTAATTTGCCTCACTTATGGTTACTTTCCTCTTCTTGAACAAACCTCCTGTTTCCACACTCCACTACATCCCCAAAAACCTTCCAGTGAGATGCAACTGATCTTGTGTTATAATTGCAGAATCAGAGATCTCATCAGTATTGGAACTTCTAATCTTCAAGTGTTTGGTGATCCATCAAAGCTAGAATCTATGAACCTGCATGATCTACACCCTGCTACTTGGTGAGAACAGACAAAATCATATAGTTCTTGTTATCTTTATTGCTCATGCGAGGGCTAACTTTTATCATATTCATCAATTCTGGATAAATGATTTCAGGTTTTCAGTTGCATGGTACCCTATATATCGAATTCCAGAGGGAAAGTTCAGTGCATCATTCCTGACTTACCATTTATTAGGTCAATCAGCTGTGCAAAGCATTCCAATTGATTCACTCAGTAAGATGTTTCAGATTGTCTTCCCAGTGATAGGATTACAAAGCTACAATACACAGGTAAACTACTATATAATATGAACTCAAAACATTCTGATGATTTGAGGTCCAGATTGTACCTCTACATGTAGAAATGATGTTTGTAGGAGAAAGAAACTGCAGTCAGGGATTCATGTCATCACTTCATCTGATTTTCCATGGTCTTCATTTCTGAACAATGACATGGTCATTTTAAGTAGTTGATGAGAATTTGGTTGAATTGCTTGTATCGAAAGACAAGATTGATTGACATGTGGTATGATAACGTTCTTTTGTGTATAAGGTGACTAGTTCTTTTATATTGTGTTGTTTCGGTTTATTATACTTCTGTCTTTGGTATATGATAATGCTCTAAGAATGGTGTATTTTGGTGGGAGCCGAGATTCCCAATCTGCCAAGACTTGTATGGAAGAGGCTGATTGACACCTCGCATTCTTGTATTTGTAGGGCGACTGCTGGTTTGATCTCAGAACACCTGATGAACCTTCTTCAAGAAAAACCATCAAAGCTAGAACTGCTGTGATTCTCAGTGAAAGACGCAGAACACTGGAGGAAAATGCCTCACTTCTCTCTAGAGGAACTGTTACCAAAGATAAAGCCAAGGGGGTTAATCAGCATCCAGATTACATGTTCTTCACTTCTCGGAAGAGCTAGGTTGCTCCTTCCTGCATCACATCTGACACTGTACTGAtttctggaaaacaaaaaaacatcagGTTTGTTTAGCAGAGATTTTCCACTGTAACTGTAGTTGATTTCCCTATAACATGCAGTTTAGCAGAGATTTTTCACTGTAAAATTAGAAATCACTCTCCATTTCGAGTGGCTTTACATTGCAAAACTTTTTCCTGATTGAATAATACCTGCTGTATATTGCATCTCCATTTGCCGCAAACATATGATGTTACTGTATCTGTATTCCACTCTTCTTATTTCTCTTTTCCTATTTCCCTCAATTTCTTTTCCCCTGATAGTATGCTGATGCCTTGCCTCATAGGTCTTCTGATTGTAAATGTTGAACAGATAATACATTTAGTAAATcaaattgttaaattttttccaCTTTAAATTTGAAGCCCATTTCTAGTCATGTATACTGGGTCAATGCCTGTCAATTGAGGGCATCTTCCTTTCAATTCTTGATTGTTCTTGTTCACCCTGTATTGCACTTAAAATGAGTGGAATACGAATGCTTTGTAGACTAATTCACAAGGTGCGAATTAGATGCATGACCTGAAATGAAAAGGCTAGAGTGTCTTCTGTTCGGAAGTCTGTAGCCATCAGAAGAAGCCAAATCCAGTGCCATTGCTGATTTTTAAGGTCTTCTGCTGCACACACACATAACAGATTTCTTGGTCCCAAGTCATGGCTCTCTTCAACTCAGATAACCTATTTTTAACTCTTTaaattccaagaaagaaaaaaagaaatggaattcTTTTTACAAGCATTTGGGCGGGATAGACTTTGGTATCACCAataacaaaaccgtgagggcggtaaggcctAAAGGGGATAATATACGGCAGGTTGGGCCGGGCTATTATATTTGGTATCAGAGTCGAGGACTGCTCGTCTTAAGGTGGAGGGATTGTGATATCTCACATCGGAAGTGAGCGTCCGGAGTCAGGGTTTTATAAGTAATGCTGGTCGCTGACCTGTTGTACGCGTTTTGGTGTGTCAGGCTCAAAAATAGGCTCgcatcaccaaaaacaaaaccgTAAGAGCGGCAAGGCTCAAAGCGGACAATAAACGGTAGGTTGGACCGAGCTATTACATTAAAGGTCTCATTATTCATGTCAAGTGCAACATGAATAATGGTAAGCCTATAAAGTGAAGAGAACTAATAATCTGGTAACCTTATAGAGCTAGAATCATCGTGTCAAGGTCGAGTAGAATCAATGGCTCCTATTCCTATAAGCACTTCCATCTTTCCCTCCTTTCCTTTAAACAAATGGATTGAACTTGGTGGtggtgttgctgctgctgcaaaaaaaatgttattgctCTTGAAGATCTAGACCCGAATAGCTCATTTCTATAAAACAAATGGACTGAACTTGATGATGGTGTTATTACTGCGAGAAAGAATGTTTACTATTGTTCTTGGAGATCTAGATCTCACAAgctcttttcttttaacttcCCTCTCCAACTAactcttttttgaatttaataatgtCACCATGGACTCTCTtgttctcaatatttttttttctctcctctcttagtttcttttcttttctctttctctctctgtgtttcttTATTACCATTCATTGTTTCTTTGTCTCTCTTTTATAAGCCTCAAGGAAAAACCTAGAACAACCTCCCTTTATAAAATCCTAACCTTTGGTTCTCCAACACTCATCCTAGTTGTTCAACTTTTTATATACTACATGCTAATTGGGTTGTTTCTATCTTAAATCTACAAAAAGATTCAAGGCTTGAAGGGAGCATCTTTTTGTGGTTTAATTACAACATTTGTCACACTCGACAAAACGATTGTCTTGAGAGGAAAAATCAGTGACCTAGTTCCTTAATAGGAAAAGGTGTagttctaatatttttaaagaagttacAAGTTAGTATTATATTCATTAGGAATTCTAATTAGTCTTTAAAGATTTGTGATAAGAGGTTAATTATGCTTGaataaagatattatcacctttaaaatattatatcctaggtaagctgtattgttggttttgtcttaaattgctaatgGTCTATTGTGCTTAATTTACTAGTGGTCTATTTATGTGGTAACAATGAATTAAACCTTGATTGTCAATTCAAGCCTAATCATTATaagatttcaattttatcactCTCAATTACTTGGTGAATTAACAAGTCTAAAATAAGTCACTTCATATCACAATCTAAGTCATATATATGAATGACACATTGTACCTATGTTGGGTTCATTAAACCCAATTTAGATCCGAGGAAAGATCCATGGAAAGAGTCTTGAAAAGGTTCACCTAACCTATgataactttaatatttttgattttgatgttagTGAATACTGGAcatgaaattttattgtttgaaaaataaaaaagatataataatcctctttaatcattaaaatgggtctattatatcaaatatttcgggtaactaacaaaatattttctttgttttttatgattttttactatttttttaaaagattttgaaatggaGATTGAACCTGTATGGAATGCAAAAAATGGGCTTTGACCTACTTTGTCTAACATGTTTAAAGGATGCCATTCATATTTATTGAGTCTATATGCATCATATGGGCTCAGCTAAATTTACtcttaataataaagaaaatgtgttgtaaaaacaatcatcaaataatTCACTCATAACCAGGCACGATTGCCTCACATCTTCATCTCTAACAAACATCCCTCCAGGTTagttcttcttcccctgcttgCAATTATAATTATCCTGTTACTATTGCAAGCATGTGTAAATAATTCATGCATGTCTACCGCTATAGTCGGCGTGATCATTGGTTGGGCCACTGATCATGCTAGGTTGAGTGGATCAAACCCATCTTGTACGGACATGCTAGCTTTAAtctttacaaaaatttattgagaTTGGACTGGATCTAGATCTCAGTCAAGCCAGTTTATTTTTCTGGATTAAAGGTgtatttgataaatatatttttatattttttctcttgtttttaccttttattttttgatatctagCCAAATAGGCCTTTTACAATAtcagaaaattatgaaaaaatctgGGAatccttttgaatttatttgtgaGTTTCTCGCACTT
Protein-coding sequences here:
- the LOC118028191 gene encoding uncharacterized protein gives rise to the protein MNKMKTVSAKREIDSSSSKSDEFTKQDVSLTSEGSVCTIEALFDYNSKDTICFKGLDLGKKGTEGAGSNHITRNLEEACKTMDIKSYCKVCGSGSTKYGCQCFNVDNVDVMVKSDAANYGYHHQIWRAKKNSPLNWQKRQRIFREGKVHWERRLDFANMKEHMSLRERNFHSRQNSFADKGLLPTPMVSSAGHNNAACVSNRMVNAERKMHRGFNSKVCFQHDWVPKHRLNGNHSQYFSRSNQAQEIECNKSRLLSDCTFGYDRNHSRGIGWGGYGQTFSRPIFTHGSCCLNPSSAASAHVQQRFTRFIPRMKHVTDRSSDTSVDGKLHSRFVYYNQYRERHVIPCGLKAMWVPVCTKDSVMPEKTYPASACDSYDILQFSCNELPDSHSKGDVVPSFVSSSLNDSKSSSLTSSHRKTSVEGEAPKSEEFSAEAQKVESAMEDMACTEKSRDVSEFLGSQVRTEESNAAQKLQLEYQSTLGHPIAEFERFLHSAAPVITSSSIYKNKLSNSSLHLTQIPITSLQAVWKWYEMPGNYGLEVKARYSQSINGLLAGSTSFCAYFVPFLSAVQLYGYAHLSDACPKDLHTNPELIFEFFETEMPHVRKPLHLKIRDLISIGTSNLQVFGDPSKLESMNLHDLHPATWFSVAWYPIYRIPEGKFSASFLTYHLLGQSAVQSIPIDSLSKMFQIVFPVIGLQSYNTQGDCWFDLRTPDEPSSRKTIKARTAVILSERRRTLEENASLLSRGTVTKDKAKGVNQHPDYMFFTSRKS